In a genomic window of Pontibacter liquoris:
- a CDS encoding MarR family winged helix-turn-helix transcriptional regulator codes for MTLEKEIGFNSFRNEWQKAGLAILYTYGLLNNGHENFFKQHGLTSQQYNALRILHDQYPTPVSTSYLREKMLDKMSDASRLVSRLSAKGLVDVKQNATDKRLVNILISEEGLRKFNSIGKEISKMDALMQALTEEEARQLTSLLDKARQSIQSNGEPSTSLEQAQS; via the coding sequence ATGACGCTAGAAAAAGAAATCGGTTTCAATTCATTCCGGAATGAATGGCAAAAAGCAGGTCTCGCTATTCTGTATACATACGGGTTGCTGAATAACGGACATGAAAATTTCTTTAAACAACATGGTCTCACCTCGCAGCAATACAACGCCCTGCGCATCCTGCACGATCAGTATCCCACGCCGGTTTCGACCTCTTATTTACGCGAGAAAATGCTGGACAAAATGTCGGATGCCTCGCGCCTGGTAAGCCGCCTAAGTGCGAAAGGGTTGGTTGATGTAAAGCAGAATGCCACAGACAAGCGCCTGGTCAATATCCTGATCTCGGAAGAAGGGCTGCGTAAATTTAACAGCATAGGGAAAGAGATCAGCAAGATGGACGCCCTGATGCAAGCCTTAACAGAAGAAGAGGCCCGGCAGCTTACTAGCTTACTCGATAAAGCCCGCCAGTCTATTCAATCAAATGGCGAACCTTCTACTTCTCTGGAGCAGGCGCAGTCCTAA
- a CDS encoding DsbA family protein gives MEQYDLLDVPHLIYVMDPMCSWCYGFAPQLERLKQEQEGKLNFKLVVGGLRPGTTEVMNEQMRKTLQQHWEEVQKATEQPFNFELLARPDFVYDTEPACRAVVTIRYLNPKAELQVAQEIQRAFYAQGSDVTKPDVLAAIATAFEVTEEEFLEKFDSQLMREKTQQDFLITRHLRATAFPSLYLLNGHEVSLLSRGYRLYDALNSKLQEALRHVNPG, from the coding sequence ATGGAACAATACGACTTGCTGGATGTGCCGCACCTGATCTACGTGATGGACCCGATGTGCTCGTGGTGCTACGGGTTTGCTCCGCAGCTGGAGCGCCTCAAACAGGAGCAGGAGGGTAAGCTTAATTTTAAGCTGGTAGTAGGAGGGCTGCGACCGGGCACTACCGAGGTAATGAACGAGCAGATGCGCAAAACCCTGCAGCAACATTGGGAGGAAGTGCAGAAAGCAACCGAACAACCTTTCAATTTTGAACTGCTCGCACGTCCCGACTTTGTATACGATACCGAACCTGCCTGCCGCGCCGTAGTAACCATACGCTACCTGAACCCGAAAGCCGAACTGCAGGTAGCCCAGGAAATACAGCGTGCTTTTTATGCCCAGGGCAGCGATGTGACCAAACCAGACGTGCTTGCGGCCATTGCCACGGCATTTGAAGTGACGGAAGAAGAATTCCTGGAGAAATTCGACTCGCAGCTAATGCGTGAAAAAACGCAACAAGACTTCCTGATCACACGCCACCTGCGGGCAACGGCTTTCCCTAGTTTATACTTGCTCAACGGCCACGAAGTAAGCCTGCTGAGCCGTGGCTACCGCTTATATGACGCCCTGAACAGCAAATTACAGGAAGCTCTGCGGCATGTTAACCCCGGTTAA
- a CDS encoding ACP phosphodiesterase translates to MNFLAHAFLSGEEEELLFGNFIADAVKGKQQELYVPGIARGIRLHRLIDTFTDTHEVVSQTNARLRARYRKYAPVISDMFFDHFLASRFQHFAQLPLEEYTQRVYAIINERFELLPPRMQAFFPHMAQHNWLLSYAQISGVEQALAGLSRRTSFVSGMETAGEELRENYALYAADFAAFFPDLQTYVAQVKQQI, encoded by the coding sequence TTGAATTTTCTGGCGCATGCTTTTTTATCCGGAGAAGAAGAGGAGCTGCTCTTCGGGAATTTTATTGCCGATGCCGTGAAAGGAAAGCAGCAGGAGTTGTATGTGCCCGGCATTGCACGGGGCATCCGGCTGCACCGCCTCATCGATACTTTTACCGATACGCATGAAGTGGTAAGCCAGACAAATGCGCGCCTCCGCGCCCGCTACCGCAAGTATGCGCCGGTTATTTCCGATATGTTCTTTGATCATTTCCTGGCCAGCCGATTCCAGCATTTCGCGCAACTGCCGCTGGAGGAGTATACCCAGCGGGTGTACGCGATCATAAACGAGCGGTTTGAGCTGCTGCCGCCCCGCATGCAGGCCTTTTTTCCGCATATGGCACAGCACAACTGGCTCCTTTCCTATGCCCAGATAAGTGGGGTGGAGCAGGCGTTGGCCGGTCTGAGCCGCCGTACCTCCTTTGTATCGGGCATGGAAACAGCAGGAGAGGAGCTGCGCGAAAACTATGCCCTGTATGCTGCCGATTTTGCCGCTTTCTTCCCTGATCTGCAAACCTATGTCGCGCAGGTAAAGCAGCAGATCTGA
- a CDS encoding spheroidene monooxygenase, with product MLTSASPHLTTLTLFGIRKGALRWGLAQMGTSVPKLQRIPGLLFFKLLGSGQGLGFSIKPNFRRYGLLCTWESEAAADAFFSTSALLQEYAQHSYEHWTIKLLPYQSHGFWDGQEPFAPALPEKYSTGPLAVLTRASINWRTLPNFWRYVPQASKALENAAGLVCSIGLGELPFIRQATFSVWESGEAMKEYAYKNALHQEVMRRTRAENWYSEELFARFRPIASAGTWNGTDPLEALWQAPL from the coding sequence TTGCTCACTTCCGCCTCTCCCCATCTCACTACCCTAACATTATTTGGCATTCGCAAAGGTGCGCTGCGCTGGGGCCTTGCGCAGATGGGTACGTCGGTGCCGAAACTTCAACGAATACCGGGGCTTCTTTTCTTCAAACTGCTGGGCAGTGGCCAGGGGCTAGGCTTTAGTATAAAACCGAATTTCCGGCGTTATGGGCTACTGTGCACCTGGGAAAGCGAGGCTGCCGCCGACGCTTTTTTCAGTACCTCAGCGTTGCTGCAGGAATACGCACAGCACTCCTATGAGCATTGGACCATTAAGCTGCTCCCGTATCAGTCGCATGGGTTCTGGGATGGGCAGGAGCCTTTTGCGCCGGCGCTGCCCGAGAAGTATAGCACAGGCCCCCTGGCCGTTCTGACGCGGGCTAGTATAAACTGGCGTACGCTGCCAAACTTCTGGCGCTATGTGCCGCAGGCCAGCAAAGCCCTGGAAAATGCTGCCGGGCTGGTATGCTCCATTGGCCTAGGAGAACTGCCGTTCATCCGGCAGGCTACTTTTAGTGTGTGGGAATCAGGTGAGGCGATGAAAGAATATGCCTATAAAAATGCGCTGCACCAGGAGGTGATGCGCCGCACCCGGGCAGAAAACTGGTACAGCGAAGAGCTTTTTGCCCGCTTCAGGCCCATAGCCAGTGCCGGTACCTGGAACGGAACGGACCCGCTGGAAGCGCTGTGGCAGGCACCCTTATAA
- the leuS gene encoding leucine--tRNA ligase: protein MSEYNFNQIEKKWQRYWEENQTFKARANDNKPKYYALDMFPYPSGAGLHVGHPLGYIASDIVSRYKRTKGYNVLHPMGFDAFGLPAEQYAIQTGQHPAITTEQNIQRYVEQLKNIGFSYDWEREVRTSDPSYYKWTQWIFMQLFNCYYNYTSDKAEPVAALIKEFEQNGNRNVKAACDDDTPAFSAAEWQAKSELQKSELLLKYRLTYVAEAVVNWCPALGTVLANDEVKDGLSERGGYPVERKRMRQWMMRITAYAERLLQGLEDIDWPEPVKEMQRNWIGKSVGAELEFAVEGSQQKIEVFTTRIDTIFGVSFVVLAPEHELVKQITTDAQRQQVEEYVTVAKNRSERERMTDVKTVSGVFTGAYAINPISGDKVQIWIADYVLAGYGTGAVMAVPGHDTRDYAFAKYFNLPIPQVVEGGNLAEEAHAAKEGIIINSGFLNGLEVKTAIKAGIARAEELGVGRGKVNYRMRDAVFSRQRYWGEPVPVYFKDGIPHLIKESELPLELPKIDAYLPTETGEPPLGRAVDWKYDNQYEYELSTMPGWAGSSWYWYRYMDPRNDAAFADPEAVNYWRNVDLYIGGSEHATGHLLYSRFWNKFMYDLGLVPEQEPFKKLINQGMIQGRSNFVFRVKDSNTYVSFGLKDKYDTTALHVDVNIVENDVLDIDAFKNWRPENADAEFVLEDGKYNVGMEIEKMSKSKYNVVNPDDLVERMGADTLRMYEMFLGPLEQFKPWNTNGMDGVHKFLRKYWRLFHDNDGNFTVSEEAPTAAELKSLHKTIKKVEEDIERFSFNTSVSSFMICVNELTQLKTNKRAILEPLTIILSPYAPHITEEVWQQLGHAQSISEAIFPAWKEEYLTENTFEYPVSVNGKVRAKLTFAVDAPREEMEKMVLTDEQVTRFLDGKSPKKIIIVPNKIINVVV from the coding sequence ATGTCAGAGTATAATTTTAATCAGATAGAGAAAAAGTGGCAGCGTTACTGGGAAGAGAACCAGACATTTAAAGCCCGCGCCAACGACAACAAGCCCAAATACTATGCCCTGGATATGTTCCCCTACCCGTCCGGCGCCGGCCTGCACGTAGGGCATCCGCTGGGCTATATTGCCTCTGACATTGTGAGCCGCTACAAGCGCACCAAAGGATATAACGTGCTCCACCCAATGGGCTTTGATGCCTTTGGACTGCCTGCCGAGCAATATGCCATACAGACCGGGCAGCACCCGGCTATCACCACCGAACAGAACATCCAGCGCTATGTGGAGCAGCTGAAAAACATCGGCTTCTCTTACGATTGGGAGCGCGAAGTGCGCACCTCCGACCCAAGCTATTACAAATGGACGCAGTGGATTTTTATGCAGCTGTTCAACTGCTACTATAACTATACCTCCGATAAGGCTGAACCTGTTGCTGCGCTTATAAAGGAGTTTGAACAAAACGGCAACCGCAATGTAAAGGCTGCCTGCGACGACGATACGCCTGCGTTCTCGGCTGCGGAATGGCAGGCCAAAAGCGAGCTTCAAAAATCGGAGCTGCTGCTCAAGTATAGGCTCACCTATGTAGCGGAGGCGGTGGTGAACTGGTGCCCGGCTCTTGGCACCGTGCTGGCAAATGATGAGGTGAAAGACGGCCTTTCGGAGCGAGGAGGCTACCCGGTGGAACGCAAGCGCATGCGCCAGTGGATGATGCGCATCACAGCTTATGCCGAGCGCCTGCTGCAGGGGCTAGAAGACATCGACTGGCCCGAGCCGGTGAAAGAAATGCAACGCAATTGGATCGGCAAATCGGTGGGCGCCGAACTGGAATTCGCCGTGGAAGGTTCTCAGCAGAAGATAGAGGTATTCACTACCCGCATCGATACCATTTTTGGGGTTTCGTTTGTAGTGCTGGCGCCGGAACATGAGCTGGTGAAGCAGATCACTACCGATGCACAGCGCCAGCAGGTGGAGGAGTATGTGACTGTTGCCAAAAACCGTTCGGAGCGCGAGCGCATGACGGACGTGAAAACTGTGAGTGGCGTGTTTACCGGCGCGTATGCCATTAACCCGATCTCGGGCGATAAAGTACAGATCTGGATTGCCGATTACGTATTGGCAGGATATGGCACAGGAGCCGTAATGGCGGTGCCAGGCCACGATACGCGCGATTATGCTTTTGCCAAATATTTTAATCTGCCTATACCACAGGTAGTGGAAGGCGGCAATCTAGCCGAAGAAGCCCATGCTGCCAAAGAAGGAATTATCATTAATTCCGGTTTCCTGAATGGTCTGGAAGTGAAAACTGCCATTAAGGCGGGCATCGCTAGAGCAGAAGAGCTAGGTGTCGGGCGTGGAAAGGTGAACTACCGCATGCGCGATGCCGTGTTCAGCCGCCAGCGCTATTGGGGCGAGCCGGTGCCTGTATACTTCAAAGACGGCATTCCGCACTTGATCAAAGAGAGCGAGTTGCCGCTGGAATTGCCTAAAATCGATGCATACCTGCCCACCGAAACAGGCGAACCGCCACTGGGCCGTGCCGTGGATTGGAAGTATGACAACCAATATGAGTATGAACTGAGCACCATGCCGGGTTGGGCAGGCTCCAGCTGGTATTGGTACCGGTATATGGACCCCAGAAATGATGCGGCGTTTGCAGACCCGGAAGCGGTGAACTACTGGCGTAACGTGGATCTGTACATTGGCGGATCGGAGCACGCGACCGGCCACCTGCTTTACTCCCGTTTCTGGAACAAGTTTATGTATGATCTGGGCCTTGTGCCGGAGCAGGAGCCTTTCAAAAAGCTCATCAACCAAGGCATGATCCAGGGGCGATCTAACTTTGTGTTCCGCGTAAAAGATAGCAACACGTATGTGTCTTTTGGGCTGAAAGACAAGTATGATACCACCGCCCTGCATGTAGACGTGAACATCGTGGAGAATGATGTGCTTGACATTGATGCCTTTAAGAACTGGCGCCCTGAAAATGCCGATGCGGAGTTTGTGCTGGAAGATGGCAAGTATAACGTAGGCATGGAGATCGAGAAGATGTCCAAGTCGAAGTATAACGTGGTGAACCCGGATGACCTGGTTGAGCGCATGGGCGCCGACACGCTACGCATGTATGAAATGTTTTTGGGGCCGCTGGAGCAGTTTAAGCCCTGGAATACCAACGGCATGGACGGCGTGCACAAGTTTCTGCGCAAGTACTGGCGCCTCTTCCACGATAACGACGGAAACTTTACGGTTTCGGAGGAAGCCCCGACAGCGGCAGAACTCAAGTCGCTGCACAAGACCATCAAAAAGGTGGAAGAAGACATCGAGCGATTCTCTTTTAATACGTCGGTTTCTTCGTTCATGATCTGCGTGAACGAGCTCACGCAACTTAAAACAAACAAGCGCGCCATCCTGGAGCCGTTAACGATCATTCTGTCGCCGTATGCCCCGCATATTACCGAGGAAGTATGGCAGCAATTGGGTCATGCTCAAAGTATAAGCGAAGCTATATTCCCGGCCTGGAAAGAAGAATACCTGACGGAAAATACGTTTGAATACCCGGTTTCGGTTAATGGCAAGGTGCGGGCTAAATTAACGTTTGCTGTAGATGCGCCTCGTGAGGAAATGGAAAAAATGGTGCTGACCGATGAGCAGGTAACCAGGTTCTTGGATGGTAAATCACCCAAGAAAATAATTATCGTGCCCAACAAAATTATCAATGTAGTAGTATAA
- a CDS encoding DUF6728 family protein, producing the protein MKGLFDFSEVATYFFRKNDPNRRTNFNLRTMHKINKISMLMFLAGVIYFIIKHI; encoded by the coding sequence ATGAAGGGATTATTTGATTTTTCAGAAGTAGCTACTTACTTCTTCCGTAAAAACGACCCGAACCGCCGAACGAATTTTAACTTGCGCACCATGCACAAGATCAACAAAATATCCATGTTGATGTTCCTGGCCGGCGTTATATACTTTATCATTAAACATATTTAA
- a CDS encoding universal stress protein, producing the protein MRTLQKLMVGLDFTAMDDTLIRYTAFLSQVLKIEKVYFVHVVKPFELPESLREELGSEPPRGEKIRHLMAGKVSEYFDANNRADVEVLLKEGDPLKELLEASAALHTDTMLVGRKLKLHGSGVLTHKLLRISKVGIIFVPEAFEPQLRRVVVSMDFSEYSILALQHVLQAAASGPDLAIICLHVYAVPTGYRTLGMSYEEFNQRMRGFAIDKYEQLLARFPALQQSGRLLLVKAEREHQEDTGELIVLEAKRARADMLVVGARGKSAAAQFILGSTTEKILRFDLDIPLAVYKKEDESHNLLDSFLSSYY; encoded by the coding sequence ATGCGCACATTGCAAAAGCTGATGGTTGGGCTGGACTTCACGGCCATGGATGATACGCTGATCCGCTACACGGCATTTCTGAGCCAGGTCCTGAAAATTGAAAAGGTTTATTTCGTGCATGTGGTAAAGCCTTTTGAGCTGCCGGAATCTCTCCGCGAGGAACTGGGAAGCGAACCTCCCAGAGGCGAAAAGATAAGGCACCTGATGGCAGGGAAAGTATCCGAATACTTTGACGCAAACAACCGCGCAGACGTAGAGGTGCTGCTGAAGGAAGGAGATCCCTTAAAAGAGCTGCTGGAGGCCTCCGCAGCGCTTCACACCGACACGATGCTGGTAGGCCGCAAATTGAAGCTGCATGGCAGTGGTGTACTTACCCATAAGCTACTGCGCATCAGCAAGGTGGGAATTATCTTTGTTCCGGAAGCCTTCGAGCCGCAACTGCGCCGCGTCGTGGTCAGCATGGACTTTTCAGAGTATAGCATACTTGCTTTGCAGCATGTGCTGCAGGCTGCCGCATCGGGGCCCGATCTGGCCATCATCTGCCTGCATGTTTACGCCGTGCCTACCGGCTACCGCACCTTAGGGATGAGCTACGAAGAGTTTAACCAACGCATGCGGGGCTTCGCCATCGACAAGTATGAGCAATTGCTTGCCCGCTTCCCCGCGCTGCAGCAGAGCGGGAGGTTGTTGCTGGTGAAAGCAGAACGGGAACACCAGGAAGATACAGGCGAGCTAATCGTGCTGGAAGCCAAAAGAGCCCGGGCCGATATGCTGGTTGTAGGCGCAAGGGGCAAATCGGCCGCCGCGCAGTTTATACTTGGCAGCACCACCGAAAAGATCCTGCGCTTTGACCTGGACATTCCGCTGGCTGTGTATAAAAAGGAAGATGAGTCGCACAACCTCCTGGATTCCTTTTTATCATCTTACTATTAG
- a CDS encoding DUF1003 domain-containing protein produces MSKSNHRFAVSALSKKHLPRHLLIPASNIRPGVLALIKADHPDFDDNSLLSFDELNVYRKKYLEKILVHEVGELSQLEQDVIESINSNELLSTNIDFTQEENLTLGNRVADKIASFGGSWTFILLFFSFLLLWMAVNVYLLASKAFDPFPFILLNLILSCLAAIQAPIIMMSQNRKEAKDRQRSEYDYKVNLKAELEIRLLHEKIDHLIVHQNQRLIEIQEIQVDLLEDIMMRMKPKL; encoded by the coding sequence ATGAGCAAATCAAATCACCGTTTCGCCGTAAGTGCTCTTTCTAAAAAGCACCTGCCCCGTCACCTGCTAATCCCGGCTTCCAACATCCGCCCGGGTGTACTGGCGCTTATAAAGGCCGATCACCCCGACTTTGATGACAACAGCCTGCTGTCTTTTGACGAGCTGAACGTTTACCGCAAAAAATACCTGGAAAAGATCCTGGTGCATGAAGTAGGGGAGCTGTCACAACTGGAGCAGGACGTTATCGAGAGCATCAACAGCAACGAACTGCTTTCAACCAACATCGATTTTACCCAGGAAGAGAACCTCACGCTGGGCAACCGGGTAGCCGACAAGATCGCATCGTTTGGCGGCAGCTGGACCTTTATCCTTCTTTTCTTTTCCTTTCTGCTACTCTGGATGGCTGTAAACGTTTACCTACTCGCCTCCAAAGCTTTTGATCCGTTCCCATTCATCCTTCTAAATCTTATCCTTTCGTGCCTGGCAGCCATACAGGCGCCCATTATTATGATGAGCCAGAACCGGAAAGAAGCCAAAGACCGGCAGCGCTCGGAGTATGATTACAAAGTAAACCTTAAAGCAGAGCTCGAGATCCGGCTGCTGCATGAAAAGATCGATCACCTGATCGTGCACCAGAATCAGCGCCTGATCGAAATTCAGGAAATACAGGTAGACCTGCTGGAAGATATTATGATGCGGATGAAGCCAAAATTATAA
- the ispG gene encoding (E)-4-hydroxy-3-methylbut-2-enyl-diphosphate synthase gives MNNLYCPSLTAYVRRKTRVVNIGGVPMGGDYPIRVQSMTTVDTMDTDGSVAQCIRMIEAGCEYIRITAPSIKEAENLQLIKAELRSRGYSTPLIADIHFTPNAAEVAARIVEKVRVNPGNYADKKKFQVLTYDDTTYQAELDRIRERFLPLVRICKEYGTAMRIGTNHGSLSDRILSRYGDTPLGMVESALEFLRICEAEAYYDVVISMKASNTQVMVQAYRLLVQKLEEEGLQPYPLHLGVTEAGEAEDGRIKSAVGIGTLLEDGLGDTVRVSLTEAPEAEAPVAKALIDRYTHRAEDAQFIPPVSHIPINPFQYHRRETREVANIGAQNVPRVIADLSRLEAIRYADLKCVGHLYSMLLDKFNMNDQGADYIFTGDTPIGFMLPNGLKEIVNYVTWQEAEQREDRHPLLTAEEYLTAPERHPNLNFILITLSDLDAALLNRLKQDATAVLVLHTQNAHAMPELRRCFFAIMEAGVQNPCIIQRAYGALTSDEVQLYAATDMGGLLIDGLGDGVMLGTEYLPEQEKAAWLQTIGAFNSLSFGILQAARTRMSKTEYISCPSCGRTLFDLQETTAMIRKRTDHLKGVKIGIMGCIVNGPGEMADADYGYVGVGVNKIALYRGQTVIKKSVPADRAVDELIELIREDARWIEPMEVEG, from the coding sequence ATGAATAACCTATATTGCCCTAGCCTTACAGCTTACGTACGCAGAAAAACGCGTGTGGTAAACATTGGTGGCGTGCCGATGGGTGGCGATTACCCAATCAGGGTGCAGTCGATGACTACCGTTGACACCATGGACACCGACGGATCTGTGGCACAATGCATCCGCATGATCGAAGCTGGCTGCGAATATATCCGGATCACGGCGCCAAGTATAAAAGAGGCCGAGAATCTGCAGCTCATCAAAGCCGAGCTGCGCAGCCGCGGCTATAGTACGCCCCTTATTGCTGACATCCATTTTACCCCGAATGCCGCTGAAGTAGCCGCCCGCATTGTAGAAAAAGTGCGCGTAAACCCCGGCAATTACGCTGATAAAAAGAAATTTCAGGTCCTTACCTACGACGATACGACCTACCAGGCCGAACTGGACCGGATCAGGGAGCGTTTTCTGCCGCTGGTGCGCATCTGCAAAGAGTATGGCACGGCTATGCGCATCGGCACCAACCACGGCTCCTTATCTGATCGTATTCTGAGCCGCTACGGTGATACCCCGCTGGGAATGGTAGAGAGTGCGCTGGAGTTTTTGCGCATCTGTGAGGCCGAAGCCTACTATGATGTGGTGATCTCGATGAAAGCCTCAAATACGCAGGTAATGGTGCAGGCCTACCGTCTGCTAGTTCAGAAACTGGAAGAAGAGGGGCTGCAACCATACCCGCTGCATTTAGGTGTTACGGAAGCTGGTGAGGCCGAAGATGGCCGCATTAAATCGGCAGTGGGAATTGGCACCTTGCTGGAAGACGGCCTGGGGGATACCGTACGCGTGTCGCTGACGGAGGCGCCCGAAGCCGAGGCACCCGTAGCCAAAGCTTTGATCGACCGCTACACGCACCGGGCCGAAGATGCGCAGTTCATTCCGCCTGTCAGCCATATCCCTATCAACCCGTTTCAATATCACCGTCGCGAAACGCGGGAGGTGGCCAACATTGGTGCCCAGAATGTGCCCCGCGTCATAGCCGACCTGAGCCGCCTGGAAGCGATCCGGTATGCCGACCTGAAATGCGTAGGCCATTTATACTCCATGCTGCTCGATAAGTTTAACATGAACGACCAGGGAGCGGATTACATTTTTACCGGCGATACACCGATCGGCTTTATGCTACCCAACGGCTTAAAGGAGATCGTAAACTATGTCACCTGGCAAGAAGCCGAACAGCGCGAAGACCGGCACCCGCTCCTCACAGCTGAAGAGTATCTGACTGCGCCGGAGCGCCACCCTAACCTGAACTTTATACTTATCACGCTTTCTGACCTGGATGCAGCACTACTGAACCGCCTGAAGCAGGACGCCACAGCCGTACTGGTGTTGCACACGCAGAATGCCCACGCTATGCCGGAGCTGCGCCGTTGCTTCTTTGCCATAATGGAGGCAGGCGTGCAGAACCCCTGCATCATTCAGCGCGCATACGGTGCCCTCACCTCCGACGAAGTTCAGCTCTATGCCGCTACCGATATGGGTGGGCTGCTGATCGACGGGCTCGGAGATGGCGTGATGCTCGGAACGGAATACTTGCCGGAACAGGAGAAAGCTGCCTGGTTGCAAACAATCGGCGCCTTTAACAGCCTGAGCTTCGGCATTCTGCAGGCAGCCCGTACGCGCATGAGCAAGACCGAATATATCAGCTGCCCGAGCTGTGGCCGTACCTTATTCGATCTGCAGGAAACAACGGCCATGATCCGCAAGCGTACCGACCATCTGAAAGGCGTGAAGATCGGCATTATGGGGTGCATAGTGAATGGCCCCGGTGAAATGGCTGATGCAGACTATGGCTATGTGGGCGTCGGCGTAAATAAAATAGCCCTTTACCGCGGCCAAACTGTGATCAAAAAATCCGTACCGGCTGATCGCGCCGTAGACGAACTGATCGAACTGATCCGGGAAGATGCCCGCTGGATCGAACCCATGGAGGTAGAAGGATAA
- a CDS encoding pyridoxamine 5'-phosphate oxidase family protein, producing MNNDQNTQENLQKLIDKIKDIDVAMMSTIEDDGCIRSRPMQTQQVKDDGAIWFFTGYESEKSHELQHDAHVNLSYANPDDNVYVSVSGKATLTRDQAKIDELWSPAIKAWFPKGKDDPNIGLIKVTIDKAEYWDSPSSTMVQLYGMAKAALTGKRPDGGENKKINL from the coding sequence ATGAACAACGATCAAAATACACAGGAAAACCTTCAGAAACTAATAGATAAGATCAAAGATATTGATGTGGCCATGATGAGCACCATCGAAGATGATGGCTGTATCCGAAGCAGGCCCATGCAAACGCAACAAGTAAAGGATGATGGTGCGATCTGGTTTTTTACCGGGTACGAATCTGAAAAATCACACGAGCTGCAGCACGACGCCCATGTAAACCTAAGCTATGCTAATCCGGATGATAATGTTTATGTATCGGTATCGGGCAAGGCAACACTGACCAGAGACCAGGCTAAAATAGATGAGCTGTGGTCACCGGCAATAAAAGCCTGGTTCCCCAAAGGCAAGGATGATCCCAATATTGGCCTGATCAAAGTAACCATCGACAAAGCTGAATACTGGGACTCACCAAGCAGTACGATGGTGCAGCTCTATGGTATGGCCAAAGCCGCTCTTACCGGTAAACGGCCAGATGGCGGTGAAAACAAGAAGATCAATTTGTAA
- a CDS encoding MmcQ/YjbR family DNA-binding protein — MHIEHFREYCMAKPGTTEELPFDADTLVFKVCGKMYALCSLSAYAQGIALKCDPERAIELREQYPQVQPGYHMSKVHWNTVLPEAGLPDTLLQQWIDDSYAFVVAKLTKAQQDTLALP; from the coding sequence ATGCACATCGAGCATTTCCGTGAATATTGTATGGCCAAACCGGGTACTACCGAAGAGCTGCCCTTTGATGCCGACACGCTGGTGTTTAAAGTATGCGGTAAAATGTATGCGCTTTGCAGCCTCTCAGCCTATGCACAAGGCATTGCCCTGAAGTGCGATCCGGAGCGGGCCATAGAACTGCGTGAGCAATACCCGCAGGTGCAGCCTGGCTACCACATGAGCAAGGTGCACTGGAATACCGTGTTGCCCGAAGCGGGTTTGCCGGATACTTTGTTGCAGCAATGGATCGACGATTCATATGCTTTTGTCGTGGCCAAGCTCACGAAGGCACAGCAAGATACCCTGGCCTTGCCTTAA
- a CDS encoding carbonic anhydrase: MHYHDYQDLISNNLLWVKEKLAEDESYFDKLSQGQKPPFLFIGCSDSRMPLNGFTKTGPGELFIHRNVANQVSLTDMNLLAVLEYAVEVLQVKHIVVCGHHRCGGVEAAYKGNATGAVGNWVNPIRELYLKNRQELDAIPTEQERLNRLSEYNVIAQVANICKTSALNRAMQSGSFPQVHGWVLEITTGRIKDLPLPLEEWRELGIVP, from the coding sequence ATGCACTACCACGACTACCAGGATCTTATCTCTAACAACCTGCTTTGGGTAAAGGAAAAGCTGGCGGAAGACGAATCGTACTTCGATAAACTATCACAAGGACAGAAACCGCCTTTCCTTTTTATTGGCTGCTCTGATAGCCGTATGCCGCTCAATGGCTTTACCAAAACAGGTCCGGGCGAGCTTTTCATCCACCGCAACGTTGCCAACCAGGTTTCGCTCACCGATATGAACCTGCTGGCCGTGCTGGAGTATGCCGTAGAGGTGTTGCAGGTAAAGCACATTGTGGTTTGCGGCCACCACCGCTGCGGCGGTGTAGAGGCTGCCTACAAAGGCAATGCCACCGGAGCTGTGGGCAACTGGGTAAACCCCATACGGGAATTATACCTGAAAAACCGGCAGGAACTGGACGCTATTCCAACGGAGCAGGAACGCCTTAACCGTCTTTCGGAATATAATGTGATCGCGCAAGTAGCCAATATCTGCAAAACTTCTGCCTTAAACCGGGCCATGCAAAGCGGTAGTTTTCCGCAGGTGCACGGCTGGGTGCTGGAGATCACAACCGGCCGAATCAAAGATTTGCCGCTGCCGCTGGAAGAATGGCGGGAATTGGGGATTGTTCCGTAA